Within Micromonospora narathiwatensis, the genomic segment GGTCCGCATGGGGGAGGTCCCAGCCCGGGATCGCGAAGGGCGCCGGCGCTGACCGGCCGGCAACGCGCACGTCCGGAACCGGAGCGGCCGATCGTGGTCGGCCGCCGGACCGTGCTGCGAAGGGAGGGTTCGGTGTCGCGTCGGCCGGCTCCATCGGAGCACCCGGCTCCCGGTTCGACGGCGGTCGTGGGGGACCGCGTCCTCACCCTGCCGAACCTGATCAGTTTCGTCCGGCTCGTCGGCGTACCGCTCTTCCTCTACCTGTTCCTCGTCGCCCGGGCGGACGTGGCGGCGATCGTCGTGCTGGCCATCGGTGGCACCAGCGACTGGGTCGACGGCTGGCTGGCCCGGCGGCTGCACCAGGTCAGCCGCCTCGGTGAGCTGCTCGATCCGCTCGCCGACCGGCTCTACATCCTGGCCACGCTGCTGGCGTTCACCGCTCGCGAGGTGGTGCCGTGGCAGTTCACCGCGGCGCTGCTGGCCCGCGAGCTGCTCCTGCTCGGCTCGCTCGGGGTGCTGCGCCGCTACGGTTACGGGCCGCCGCCGGTGCACTACGTCGGCAAGACGGCCACCTTCCTGCTGCTGGCCGCGTTCCCGATCCTGCTGCTCGCCGCCGCGTCGCCGGCGATCGCCACGGTGACCGCGGCGATCGGCTGGGGGCTGGCCTGGTGGGGCCTGGTGCTCTACTGGGTGGCCGGCGCGATGTACGTGGTGCAGGCCAGTCGACTGGTCCGGGCGATGCGGGCGCGCCGGGCGGGAGCGGCGGCGTGACCACGGGGTCCGGGGACAAGGGCCGGGACCCGTCGGCGCGGTCGTACGCGCCGGACTTTCTCACCGAGTTGTTCCGCAACCCCCTCGATCCGGGGTACGCCGCCGCGGCGGAGCGGCGTCGGCAGGTGCCGCCGTCGCGGTGGCGGCGGCTGTTGTCCCGTCCGGTCAGCCTGGTGGTGCTCGCGACGATCGGGCTCCTGTTCGCGGTCGCGTACCGGGAGACGGTCGCGGAGGAGCCGAGCCGGGCGAAGGCGCGGGCCGGGTTGATCGCCGAGATCAAGCAGCGGGAGGCGGAGACGGACCGGTTGACCGCCCAGGCCGACCAGTTGCGCGAGGAGGTCGGGCGGCAGCGTGATGCGGCGTTGAGCGGTGCGCAGGCGTCCCGGCTGCGGAACATGGAGGCGGGTACGGGCCTGGGCCGGGTGCGTGGTGACGGCGTGGTGGTGCGGCTGGCCGACGCGCCGCGGGACAAGGACGCGGTGACGGGCGCGGATGCCGGCCCGGACCGGGTGTTGTACTCGGACCTGCAGACGGTGGCGAACGATCTGTGGGCGGCGGGCGCGGAGGCGATCGCGATCAACGGGCAGCGGTTGACGGCGACGACGACGATCCGTCAGGCCGGTGAGGCGATCCTGGTGGACTACCGCCCGGTGACGAGCCCGTACGAGGTGACGGCGATCGGTCCGGGATCGATGCGGGACCGGTTCGACGAGAGCCGGGCGGCGGATCTGATGCGTTACTTGGCGCGGGTCACCGGAATGTCGTACGGGGTGAAGAAGGCGGGGGACCTCACCCTGCCGGCTGCCCCGCAGCCGCGGCTACGCTACGCCGAGCCCTCGGTGAGTCCGAGCCCGCAGCCGTCGGGTTCGGGTGCCGCCGGTTCTTCCAGTCCCGGGCCGTCCCGGCCGGGGACGTCTTCCAGCCCCTCCGGAGGTGGTCGATGATCGCGGTGCTGGCGTTGCTCGTCGGTGTGGTGCTCGGGGTGTATCTGGACCCCACGGTGCCCGCGGCGTTGCAGCCGTACCTGCCGATCGCGGTGGTGGCGGCGCTCGACGCCGTGTTCGGCGGGGTCCGGGCGAAGCTGGACAAGATTTTCGACGACAAGCAGTTCGTGGTGTCGTTCATTTCGAACGTGCTGGTGGCGGCGCTGATCGTGTATCTGGGTGACCAGCTGGGGGTGGGCGGTCAGCTCTCCACCGGTGTGGTGGTCGTGCTCGGGGTGCGCATCTTCGGGAACGTGGCGGCGATCCGCCGGCACCTGTTCCGGGCGTAGGTTTGTGGCGATGAGCGAGGAACACAGGGAGACGGGGACCGGTTGGCCGGAGCCGGCGGAACCGGCGCGGCCCTCGGGGCCGGCGGGTGAGCCGGATCCGCGGCCGGACGCGCCCGATCCGGACGAGTTGAGCCCGTTGACGCCGGCCGAGCGGGAGGCGGACGCGCCGCCGGCGGAGGAGTCGGCGGGTGAGGAGCCGAGCGGGTCGGCGGCGCCGGTGTCGCGGCGGTTGACGTCGGCGGGCGCGATGATCGCGGTGTTGTTGGCGTTGCTGGGGTTCACCCTGGTGGTGCAGTTGAAGACGACGTCGACGGATTCGAGCCTGACGGCGACGCGCGAGGAGGACCTGGTCCGGATCTCGTCTGATCTGGATTCGCGGGAGCGCCGGCTGCGGCAGGACATCGCGGCGTTGGAGGACAGCCAGCGGCAGCTGCGCTCGGGTGAGCAGGGCCGGCAGGCGGCGTTGGACGAGGCGACGCGGCGGGCGGACGAGTTGGGCATCCTGGCGGGTACGTTGCCGGCGGTGGGGCCGGGGTTGTCGGTGCGGTTCGTGGGTGGTGGCAAGGCGATCGCGGCGACGCGGATCCTGGACGCGGTGCAGGAGTTGCGGGGCGCGGGCGCGGAGGCGATGCAGATCGCCGGGTCGGACGGTGCGGCGGTGCGGGTCATCGCGTCGACGTATTTCGTGGACGCGCAGGGCGGTGGCCTGATGGTGGACGGGCGGCGCTTGACCGGTCCGTACACCATTCTGGTGATCGGTGATTCGGCGACGATGCGTACGGCGTTGAACATCCCCGGCGGGGTGGTCGCATCGGTGGCGGATGACGGCGGTAACGTGATCGTCGAGGATCGTGAGGCTGTGGAGGTTTCGCAGCTGCACGCGCCGATCAAGCTGGAACACGCCCGGCCGGTCTCCTGACCGGTCGCGGCCGCGCCGGTTCCCCCGGTGCACCGATGGATGAAGGATGCTGCTGGTGATTCCTGAGGATCTGCGGTACACCGCCGAGCACGAGTGGGTGGTCGGTGGGGACGGCGGGGCCGTCCGGGTCGGTATCACGCACTTCGCGCAGGACGCGCTGGGTGACATCGTGTTCGTCCAGTTGCCGGAGGTGGGTGCGGTGGTGGCCGCGGGCGAGTCGTTGGGTGAGATCGAGTCGACCAAGAGCGTGTCGGAGATCTACGCCCCGCTGAGTGGCACGGTGGCGGCGCGCAACGAGGCGTTGGCCGACACCCCTGAGGTGATCAACACGGATCCGTACGGTGCGGGGTGGTTGGTGGAGATCACTCCGGATGATCCGGCGGCGGTCGAGGGTTTGCTGACCGCTGGTGCGTACCGCGAGCTCACTGAGAGCTGATTGTGTCGTCCCGGGCGGCGGGCCTGTCTCCGCGCGTCCGGTTGCCCTGCATTTCGGCGCTGGCTAGGCTCGCCCAGTCGACCGAGAACCCAAAAGTTGAGCGTTGTGGAGTGCGCCTTCCCGGGCACGGGGAGCCAGCCGCCGGGTGTGTGACTGCCCGGCGGCCAGACCCGCCATTACCCCGACGCCGACCGAACAGATCCGTGAGGTGGTCCCATGACGCGGCCAGACGACGAGTTCCCCCCACTCGACGTCACTTCGACGCTCAATCTCGGTTCGCTCGACGAAGTGCTGGAGGGGCCGGACACCGATGTGGTGCCGAGCCGGATGTCCGGCTCGTTGCCGCCGGGGATGGCGCTGCTGGTGGTTCGTCGGGGTCCGAACGCGGGCGCCCGGTTCCTGTTGGACCACGATGTGACGACCAGCGGCCGGCACCCGGACAGTGACATTTTCCTCGATGACGTGACGGTTTCTCGGCGGCACGCCGAGTTCCACCGTGATGGTGGCACGTTCACGGTGCGGGACGTGGGCAGCCTGAACGGCACGTACGTGAACCGGGAGCGGGTCGAGGCGGCCACGCTGAGCAATGGTGACGAGGTGCAGATCGGTAAGTTCCGGGTGGTGTTCATCGCCGGGCCGCGTCCGGAGGAGGCCGGCCGGGGGTGAACGAGCCTGCGGCTTCGACGCCGCCCGGGGCGGCACGTTCCACCGCGCTGATGAGCATCGGTGAGGTGTTGGCGCAGCTGCGGGTGGAGTTCCCGGACGTCACCATCTCGAAGTTGCGGTTTCTGGAGGCCGAGGGCCTGGTGGAGCCGCAGCGGACGGCGGCGGGGTATCGGAAGTACAGCTGGGACGATGTGGCGCGGTTGCGGTTCGTGTTGACCGCGCAGCGGGACCAGTATCTGCCGTTGCGGGTGATCCGTGAGCAGTTGGCGGAGTGGGACGGGTCGGGTGCGGCGTCGGGTCGGCAACGGCCGACGTTGGTGGCGGTCGGTCCCGGTGGTGAGGTGCCGGGCCGGGAGATGGCGGAGTCCGCCGAGCCGGCCGAGGTCCGGTTGGGGCGGTCGGATCTGCTGGCCCGCAGTGGGCTCGCCGAGTCGACGTTGGCCGAGTTGGAGCGGCTCGGTGTGCTGGTGTCGGATCCGCCGGGTTGGTACGACGCGGATGCGTTGATCATCGCGTCGGCGGTGGCGGCGTTGGCGTCGTACGGGTTGGAGCCGCGGCATCTGCGGGGGTATCGGACGGCGGCGGATCGGGAGGTCGGTCTGTTCGCGCAGTTGGTGGCTCCGTTGGCGCGGCAGAGTGATCCGGCGGCGCGGGCTCGGGCGGCGGAGACGGCGCGGGAGCTGGTGGCGTTGTCGCAGCAGTTGCACGCGGCGTTGGTGCGGGTGGGGCTGCGGTCGACGTTGGGCCGGTGAGGGTGTGGTGGGGCCGGGTGCCGTGGGGTGCCCGGCCTCGGCCGTCGGTGGGCGCGGAAAGATCTGTCCCGGGAAGCGTGTCGTAGGCTTGCCGGGGTAAGCCCTTCCTGGCGAGGCGTGGTGCACGTAGCGCATGGGGCTCTCGTGTCGCGGTCCGTGTACCGTGCAGGGAAGGGCGCGGGTGCGGGCGTAGGTGACAACGACACGGAGGCGGCGGTGCGCGAGCTGAGCGTGGTCGGAGTTCGGGTGGAGCTCCCCAGCAACCAGCCGATCGTCCTGCTGCGGGAGGTCGAAGGGGACCGCTATCTGCCGATCTGGATCGGCGCGGTCGAGGCGACGGCGATCGCCTACGAGCAGCAGGGGGTCAAGCCGGCGCGGCCGTTGACGCATGATCTGTTGCGGGACGTGCTGGCGGCGTTGCAGGCGCCGTTGCGGGCGGTGGAGATCACCGAGTTGAAGGAGAACGTCTTCTACGCCGATCTGTTGATCGGTGACGGGGTGCGGGTGTCGGCGCGGCCGAGCGATTCCATCGCGTTGGCGTTGCGGGTCGGGGCCCCGATTCGTTGTGCGGAGCAGGTCCTCAGCGAGGCGGGGATCGTGATCCCGGACGAGCAGGAGGACGAGGTGGAGAAGTTCCGGGAGTTCCTGGAGCAGGTGCGGCCGGAGGACTTCGCGGGCTGAGTGCGGGCCGGTCGGCTGGCAAGTGCGGTGCGGCGGTGGACGTCACGGTAGGTGACGGCACGCCGCTGTGGGTGATCTTCCGGTTGTCGGCGCGGCGTGTCGCGGTGCGTCCTGCGTGGTAACTCCCGATGGCGGCGATAGGGTTGCGGTGTCGAGGGGTGCACGTACGGGGAGATGACGTGTCGCCGCACGGGCGGGGAGGTTTTCCGGATGCACGAGCCGCGGGATCCTGGTCCGAGTACGGAGCAGCAGGCGGGTGTGGTGGGGCCTGAGCCGGGCGGTGACGGCGAGGTCGGCTACCGGGGTGTGACGGCCTGCCACGCGGTGGGTATCAGCTATCGGCAGTTGGACTACTGGGCTCGGACGGGCCTCGTCGTGCCGAGTGTGCGGGACGCGTCGGGGTCGGGGACGTCTCGGCTGTATTCGTTCCGCGACCTCGTGGTGTTGAAGGTCGTGAAGCGGCTGTTGGACGCCGGGGTGTCGTTGCAGAACATCCGGAAGGCGATCGAGGCGCTGCGGTCGCGTGGGGTGGAGGACCTGGCGGGCATCACGTTGATTTCCGACGGTACGACGGTGTTCGAGTGCCGGTCGCCGGAGGAGGTGGTCGACCTGTTGCAGGGCGGCCAGGGGGTGTTCGGCATCGCGATCGGTGGCGCGTTCAAGGAGATCCAGGGTTCGTTGTCGAACTTGCCGGCGGAGCCGGTGGGTGGTCCGCCGCCGGCGGTGGATCCGCCGGAGTCGGTGGGTGACGAGTTGGCGGCGCGTCGGGCGCGTCGTCGGGCGGGCTGAGTCGACCCCAGGCGTTTTTTCGAGGATCGCGTCGTGGCTGAGGCCCGGCGCGATCCTTTGTTCGGCACCTCGGTGCCCGGTGCGGTCCGGTTGGTGGGACTGGCGGCCGGTGCCGGGTCGTTGCCGGTCGCGGGTGGCGTTGCCGGTGGTCAGGGGCGGTTGCCGGGGTGGTGGACGGGCCGGGGTGGGGCCGGTCCATGGTGGAGAGGTGTCACGTGGAGCTGTCCGGTGCCGGTCGGCGAACCGTGTGGCTGATGAGCACATTGACCGGACGGCGGGTGTCAAGAATCTGATAGGCCGGACGTGACCTTGTCCGGATAGCGCGCTATGGTCCCACACGGTCGTGCTGGCGACGACGTCACGGCAACTCCCCGCCAGCCGGCCGGTTGCCCCTCCGCGCCGATCGGCGTGGCCCTGCGTGTTGGAAGGAACGACCGTGACGGTTACTGAAGAGACCGCGCCCTCCCACTACGAGCGGATCGGCGGCGCCGCTTCGGTGAAGGCGGCGGTGGCGCTGTTCTACGACAAGGTGCTCGCCGACCCGGAACTCGTCGGCTACTTCGCCGAGGTCAACATGGCGGAGCAGCGGCGGCACCTGGCGCTGATGTTGACCGTGGTGCTCGGCGGTCCGAACGAGTACGCCGGTCGGGAACTGGCCGAGGCGCACCAGCCGTTGAACATCCCGGTGGCGCACTACGTCATGGTCGGCGAGCACCTGACCGCGACGCTGACGGAGCTGGGCGTGCCTGCGGACATCATCACCGACGTGCAGGTCGTGCTGGAGAAGGTGCAGGACCAGGTGGTGGCCCAGGGACGCGGGACGGGCGCCTGAGTGTGGACGCGGCACGGCTGAAGCAGAGCTGGTCCCTGGTCGCCGCGCACGGTGACCAGGTGCCGCTCTATTTCTATTCGACGTTGTTCCTGGCTTATCCGGAGACCCGGCAGATGTTCCCCACGAACATGGCCGGGCAGCGGGACCGGTTGGTGACCGCGTTGGGGCATATCGTGTCCAACGTGGACCAGGTCGACAGCCTGGTCGGGTTCCTGCAGGATCTCGGTGCCGACCACCGCAAGTTCGCGGTGCGGGCCGAGCACTACCCGGCGGTCGGCGAGGCGCTGGTGGCGACCTTGCAGCATTTCCTCGGCGAGGCGTGGACCGACGAGCTGGCCCAGGACTGGACGGCGGCGTACGGGCTGGTCTCGCAGGTGATGATCGACGCCGCGCAGGCCGCCGAGTCGGTGAAGCCGCCGTGGTGGGTGGCCGAGATCCTCGGGCACGAGCGGCGGGCGTTCGACCTGGCGGTGCTCACGTTGCGCCCGCAGTACCTGCTGCCGTTCACGCCGGGCCAGTCGGTCGGGGTGTCCCATCCGGCGGTGCGGGCGTGGCGGTACTACTCGCCGGCCAACGCGCCGCGCGCCGACGGCACGCTGGAGTTGCACGTGCGGGCGGCGCCGGGCGGCGTGGTGTCGTCGCGTCTGGTGTACGGCTGTGCGGTGGGTGACCAGGTGCACTTGGCGGCGCCGGTGGGGGACCGGTTGACGTTGTGGCCGGCCGGGTCGGCGGATCTGCTGCTGTTGGCCAGCGGCACCGGCTGGGCGCCGGTCAAGTCGCTGGTGGAGCAGGTCGCGGCGGAGGGTTCCCGTCGCCGGGTCGACCTGTATCTGGGGGCCCGCTCGCGCGCCGAGTTCTACGACAACGACGCCATCGACAAGCTGGCGGCGTCGTACCCGTGGTTGACGGTCACCTACGTGGTGGGTGCGGACTTCCAGCGGCCCGGTGAGTTCACGCACGTGGTGGATCGGGTGCTGGCCGACGGGGACTGGCGGTCCCGGCACGTCTACATCTGCGGTTCGGACGAGATGGTGAGCCATTCGGTGGGGGCGTTGACGCAGGCGGGTTACCACGCCGGTCAGCTGCACCATGAGGGTTTCGGCAAGCACTGGTACGGGCCGACGTGGCGGACGGCGATCGCCCCTGACGATTCCGGAGGTGTCCGGTGAGCGCGAGGAGTGAGCTCGCGAGCCCCGCAGTCGCGAACGAAGGAGGTGTCCGGTGAGCGCGACCCCGATCAGCAGGTACGACGGGGGCCAGGTCTCCAGCGTGCAGGTCCGGATGACCTCGGACCGGGTGCGGCGGTGGGAGTTCGACGCGGCGTCGTTCGCCCGCCGGGGTTACGACCCGACGGACGTGGACCGGTTCCGGATGCAGGTGGCCGACGAGCTGGATCTGCTGGCGGCGCAGGTGGCGAATCTGCGGGCGGAGAACGAGCGGCTCAACGACCATCTGGAGCTGCACCGGCACGGGGTGCTGCCGAGCGCCGGGGCGGCGAAGTTGCCGGCGGCGAAGGAGGTCAACCTGCTGTCGGCGGCGCAGCGGGAGGCCGAGCAGATCATCGCCCAGGCGCACGACTACGCCCAGCGGGTCGCCGAGTACGCGCGGATGCAGTACGAGAGTTACATGCGTGCGGCGGCGGAGGAGGCGAAGCAGGAGGCCGAGCGGGCGGTGACGGAGTACCGCAGCAGCTCCGGCGCGAACTTCGACGACTCGGTGGCCACCCGGGAGGCGTTGCGGATCTTCGGCGAGATGATGATCTCGCACATGCAGGCCGCGGCCCGGCATCTCGATGACGGCAGTGCGCAGTTGGCGCGGACGATGGAGCGGATCGCCGCGGAGGTCACCGCCGGCGCGGCGGTGGGCGCCAGCGGTGCGGCCGTGGGCGCCGGCGGCGCGGCGCCGGTGGACGGCGGTCGGGTGCGGGTCGCCCTGCCGCCCCGCCACCAACGCTGACCGACGTCACGGCCCGCCGGACAGGAGTGCCCGGCGGGCCGTGACGGTGCCGGCGGGTCAGTGGGCGGCGACGGTGCGGATCGCGTCGGCGATCGGCGTCTCCCCGCCGACCAGTTCCAGGGTCAGTCCGGCGGTGGTGGGCTCGTAGAGGAGCGCGAGCAGGACGCGGGCCACATCGGCGCGGGTGACCTCGCCGGGGTCGACGTGCCGGGCGAGGGTGATCCGCCCGACGGGCTGGTCGTCGGTGAGCCGGCCGGGGCGCAGCACCGTCACCTCCAGGTCGCGGCCGGTGACCTCGCCCTCGGCGGCCTTCTTCGCCCGTAGGTACGCCGCCCACACCTCGTCGCTGCCGGACCGGGGTGGGGCGTCCACGCCCATCGAGGAGACCAGCAGGTAGCGGCGGACGCCGGCCTGTTGGGCGGCGTCGGCGAGGAGCACGGCGGCGGCCCGGTCGACGGTGTCCTTGCGGCCGGCGCCGCTGCCCGGCCCGGCGCCGGCGGCGAACACCACCGCGTCCGCGCCGGCGAGGTGGGCGGCGACGGTGTCGACGTCGGTGTGTTCCAGGTCGGCCACGACCGGTTCGGCGCCGGCGGCGTGCAGCGCGGCGGCGTGGTCGGGGTTGCGGATCAGCCCCACGGCGGTGTCGCCGCGCCCGGCGAGTTCCCGCTCCAACAGCTTGGCGATCTTGCCGTGGCCTCCGGCGATGACGACTCGCATGGTCTCAACCTAGTCGCCGGGCGGGCCGCCGGGCGGTCGAGCGCGTCCCCCCGGTCGCCGGGTTGGCCGGCACCGGGCGGACCGGCCGCGCCGGATGCCGTGCGCCGGCCGGGGCCGCACCGCTCGCCGACGCCTCGGTCCGGCGTACGGGCCGTGCTGGTCGTCGCCGGGCGACGGTTGAGGCAGCATGGACGGGTGAGGCAGACCTTCGACGCGTTGACCCGGCTGGTGGACGCCGGTGACGTGGTAGTGCTCAGCGGCGCCGGGTTGTCCACCGAGTCGGGCATTCCGGACTACCGGGGGCCCAGCGGCGCGGCTCGCCGGCACACCCCGATGACGTACCAGGCGTTCACCCGCGACGCGGACGCGCGGCGGCGCTACTGGGCGCGCAGCCACCTGGGTTGGCGGCTGATCGCCCGGGCCGCCCCGAACGAGGGGCACCGGGCGGTGGCGCGGCTGCAGCGGGCCGGCCGGGTCGGCGGGATCATCACGCAGAACGTCGACGGGCTGCACGGCGCGGCCGGCAGCACCGGCGTGATCGAACTGCACGGCCGGCTCGACGAGGTGGTGTGCCTGGACTGCGGCAACCTGACCTCCCGGGAGGAACTGGACCGGCGGCTGCGGGAGGCCAACCCCGGTTTCGTCGCGCGCGCGGCCCACGTCAACCCCGACGGCGACGTCGACCTGCCCGCCGAGGCGGTCGCCGGGTTCCGTACCGTCGACTGCGGCGTCTGCGGCACCGGCACGCTGAAGCCGGACGTGGTGTTCTTCGGCGAGACCGTGCCCGCGCCCCGGGTCGCCGAGTGTTTCGCCCTGGTCGAGCGGGCCCGGGCGGTGCTGGTGCTCGGCTCGTCGTTGACGGTCATGTCGGGGCGTCGGTTCGTGATCCGGGCGGCGAGACTCGGCATTCCGGTGGCCATCGTCAACCAGGGGCCGACCCGCGGCGACGGGTACGCCGCCCTGACCGTGGACGGGCCGCTGGGTGAGGTGCTGTCCGCGCTGGCCGACCGCGTCGCCGGCCCGGCCACGGCCGTCGCCGCCGGGGAACCGGCGGCGGTGTAGCGCGACCGGCGGGGAGGACGTGAGCCGGAGACACAGCCGCTGGTAGCGTTGACCATGCCGGTACCACCCACGCGGGAGAGACCGTCCGGAAACACCCCGGACGGCGCCGAAGGGGCAGATTCCTCCCCGGAACCTCTCAGGCAAAAGGACCACGTGGGCAGGCACTGTGGAGCGCGTGTGCGCGACTCAGGGGGAGGCCGACCTGTCGACCTCGCCCCCACAAGGAGCGCAGCGCATGACCGCAGAGCAGTTCGCCGACCGGCACATCGGCCCCGATCCGGGTGATGAGCGCCGGATGTTGGAAACCGTCGGCTACAGCTCCGTCGACGAGCTGATGGACGCCGCGATCCCCGAGGTGATCCGCTGGCACGGCACCCTGGACCTGCCGGCGCCGGCCAGCGAGCGGGAGGCGATCGCCGAGCTGCGTGCCCTGGCCGCCCGCAACACCGTCGCCGTGTCGATGATCGGGCTGGGCTACCACGGCACGCACACCCCGGGGGTGATCCGCCGCAACGTGCTGGAGAACCCGGCCTGGTACACCGCGTACACGCCGTACCAGCCGGAGATCAGCCAGGGCCGGCTGGAGGCGCTGCTGAACTTCCAGACGATGGTCACGGACCTGACGGGGCTGGCCACCGCGAACGCCTCGATGCTCGACGAGGGCACCGCGGCGGCCGAGGCGATGACCCTCGCCCGCCGCGCGTCCAGGAGCAAGAGCCCGGTGTACGTGGTGGACGCGGACGCCCTGCCGCAGACCGTCGCGGTGATCACCAGCCGGGCCGAGCCGCTCGGCATCGACGTGCGGGTGCTCGACCTCGGCCGCGACGAGTTGCCCGCCGAGTTCTTCGGCCTGCACCTGCAGTACCCGGGGGCGTCCGGGGCGGTCCGCGACCACGCCGGGCTGGTCGAGGCGGCCCACCGGGTCGGGGCGCTGGTGTGTGTGGCCGCGGACCTGCTGGCGTTGACGCTGCTGCGGCCGCCCGGTGAGATCGGCGCCGACATCGCCGCCGGCACCACCCAGCGGTTCGGGGTGCCGATGGGCTTCGGCGGGCCGCACGCCGGTTACCTGGCGGTGCGGGCGGGCCTGGAGCGGATGCTGCCCGGCCGGCTGGTCGGCGTGTCGAAGGACGCGGACGGCAACCCGGCGTACCGGCTGGCGTTGCAGACCCGTGAGCAGCACATCCGTCGGGAGAAGGCGACCAGCAACATCTGCACCGCGCAGGTGCTGCTGGCGGTGATGGCCGGCATGTACGCCGTCTACCACGGCCCGGACGGGCTGCGGGCGATCGCCCGGCGTACCCATGAGCTGGCGGCGCGGCTCGCGGCCGGGCTGCGCGCCGGCGGGGTGACCGTCGCGGACGTGGCGTTCTTCGACACCGTGACCGCGACGGTGCCGGGGCGGGCCGCGGAGGTGGTGGCCGCGGCGGCCGAGCGTAACGTCAACCTGCGGCTGGTCGACGCCGACCGGGTGGGGATCTCCTGCGACGAGACGACCACGCCGGCGCACCTGGCGGCGGTGTGGGCGGCCTTCGGCGTCCCCGCCTTCGACGGCGCGGGCGATGCCGCGCTGCCGGCCGGGCTGCGCCGCGCGTCGGACTTCCTCACCCACCCGGTGTTCCACCGCCACCGCTCCGAGACGGCGATGCTGCGTTACCTGCGGCGGCTGGCCGACTTCGACTACGCCCTGGACCGGGGCATGATCCCGCTGGGGTCGTGCACGATGAAGCTGAACGCCACCACCGAGATGGAGGCGATCACCTGGCCGGAGTTCGCCCACCTGCACCCGTTCGCGCCGGCGGAGCAGACCGCCGGGTACCGGGAGTTGATCGCCCAGCTGGAGGACTGGCTGGCGGAGGTGACCGGGTACGACGCGGTCAGCGTGCAGCCCAACGCCGGCTCGCAGGGGGAACTGGCCGGGCTGCTGGCCATCCGGGCGTATCACCGGCAGCGCGGG encodes:
- a CDS encoding NAD-dependent protein deacetylase, coding for MRQTFDALTRLVDAGDVVVLSGAGLSTESGIPDYRGPSGAARRHTPMTYQAFTRDADARRRYWARSHLGWRLIARAAPNEGHRAVARLQRAGRVGGIITQNVDGLHGAAGSTGVIELHGRLDEVVCLDCGNLTSREELDRRLREANPGFVARAAHVNPDGDVDLPAEAVAGFRTVDCGVCGTGTLKPDVVFFGETVPAPRVAECFALVERARAVLVLGSSLTVMSGRRFVIRAARLGIPVAIVNQGPTRGDGYAALTVDGPLGEVLSALADRVAGPATAVAAGEPAAV
- a CDS encoding NAD(P)H-binding protein gives rise to the protein MRVVIAGGHGKIAKLLERELAGRGDTAVGLIRNPDHAAALHAAGAEPVVADLEHTDVDTVAAHLAGADAVVFAAGAGPGSGAGRKDTVDRAAAVLLADAAQQAGVRRYLLVSSMGVDAPPRSGSDEVWAAYLRAKKAAEGEVTGRDLEVTVLRPGRLTDDQPVGRITLARHVDPGEVTRADVARVLLALLYEPTTAGLTLELVGGETPIADAIRTVAAH
- the gcvP gene encoding aminomethyl-transferring glycine dehydrogenase; translated protein: MTAEQFADRHIGPDPGDERRMLETVGYSSVDELMDAAIPEVIRWHGTLDLPAPASEREAIAELRALAARNTVAVSMIGLGYHGTHTPGVIRRNVLENPAWYTAYTPYQPEISQGRLEALLNFQTMVTDLTGLATANASMLDEGTAAAEAMTLARRASRSKSPVYVVDADALPQTVAVITSRAEPLGIDVRVLDLGRDELPAEFFGLHLQYPGASGAVRDHAGLVEAAHRVGALVCVAADLLALTLLRPPGEIGADIAAGTTQRFGVPMGFGGPHAGYLAVRAGLERMLPGRLVGVSKDADGNPAYRLALQTREQHIRREKATSNICTAQVLLAVMAGMYAVYHGPDGLRAIARRTHELAARLAAGLRAGGVTVADVAFFDTVTATVPGRAAEVVAAAAERNVNLRLVDADRVGISCDETTTPAHLAAVWAAFGVPAFDGAGDAALPAGLRRASDFLTHPVFHRHRSETAMLRYLRRLADFDYALDRGMIPLGSCTMKLNATTEMEAITWPEFAHLHPFAPAEQTAGYRELIAQLEDWLAEVTGYDAVSVQPNAGSQGELAGLLAIRAYHRQRGEGHRDVCLIPSSAHGTNAASAVMAGMRVVVVGCDADGNVDLVDLDAKIDKHRDDLAAIMVTYPSTHGVYETGIASLCAKVHDAGGQVYVDGANLNALVGFAKPGRFGADVSHLNLHKTFCIPHGGGGPGVGPVAVRAHLAPFLPGDPAGAVREGRPAISAARHGSAGILPIPWAYLRMMGAEGLTRATGVAVLAANYVAARLRDHFPVLYAGNKGLVAHECILDLRPLTRASGVSVDDVAKRLIDYGFHAPTMSFPVAGTLMVEPTESEDLAELDRFCDAMIAIRAEIDKVASGEWPAGDNPLCNAPHTAAMVSGDEWPHPYPRSVGAYPAGVDRAGRYWPPVRRIDGAYGDRNLVCSCPSPEAFES
- a CDS encoding DivIVA domain-containing protein, with the translated sequence MSATPISRYDGGQVSSVQVRMTSDRVRRWEFDAASFARRGYDPTDVDRFRMQVADELDLLAAQVANLRAENERLNDHLELHRHGVLPSAGAAKLPAAKEVNLLSAAQREAEQIIAQAHDYAQRVAEYARMQYESYMRAAAEEAKQEAERAVTEYRSSSGANFDDSVATREALRIFGEMMISHMQAAARHLDDGSAQLARTMERIAAEVTAGAAVGASGAAVGAGGAAPVDGGRVRVALPPRHQR